The sequence CGCGGCTTACGCCCAAGGGATGGCGCACCTATTTTCCCATGCACGGTTTGGCCGATTATTGGGTGTACTCGTTTGCGGAGCAGACCAATGGCCAAATCTGGATTGGCACCTGGGCGGGTTTGAATCAATTTGATCGCCAGACCGGTAAATTCAAGACCTACGTTAAGGAGCTGGTAAACGAGTGGGTGTATGGTTTGGCGGTGGACGCCAAACAGCGTCTGTGGGTCGGCACCGAAGGCGGCGTCAACATGTTTGATGGCAAGCGATGGTCGGTGTGGACGCATGCGCAGGGACTGGGTGCGCCCAATGAGGAGCAGTTGCCTTTCAGCAATAACACCGGCCTGGGTACCAGGGATCGTCATGATCTGAGCGTGCACAATGACGGTCGGGCAACGTACAACCCCAACTATGTTTTTGCCATTTTGGTGGCCAAGGACCAACAGGTTTGGGCGGGTACCTGGGGTGGCGGCGTTAGTCGCTTTGACGGCACGCGCTGGCACAACCTCACGACCAAACAGGGGCTGGCAGGAAACATCGTTTATTCGATTGCGCAGGATGCCAGCGGCAATATGTGGTTTGGTACCAATCAAGGTTTGAGCCGCTACGATGGTCGTACTTGGCAAACCTTCAATCGTCGGAACGGATTGCTGGATAACAATGTCTATGCGCTGGCGGTAGCTCCGGACGGTGCTGTGTGGGCAGGAACGCGCCAGGGCGTGGCAAAGCTAACAATAACAAAATAATGCAGACGATTAACCGGATCTGCAGGGAGAAATCGTAGTGAAGTTGGATATAAAAAGTGTCGCGCTGATTATTGCTGTCGTGATCATTATCGCGATGGGCGCGTACATCATTGGCGTGAATCAAGGCGAAAAAAGTGGTCAGCCGCAGGCATCATCTGCTCAGGGCGGGATGTCGCCGAATCATCCGCCAGTTGCTGGGCAATTTCCGCTCGAACACTCAGCCAGCAGTGGCAAGTTTAGCCACTTCCGTGTGGGCAACCGCAATGTGAAAGGCATGGCTGCAGACGATGGCTCTGTGTGGGTCGGTACGTCCGGCGGGGTATTGCGCTATGATCTGGCCAGCGATAATTACGAGTTGTTTGATGTAGCCAACGGCAGTTTGCTGTCCAACGGCGTTTTCCATGTTTCCCTGTTGGGGGATAAAATCGCGGTGGGCACGTACGGCGGCGGTTTGTCGCTGTACAACCCCAAGGATAAATCCTGGAAGAACTACAACATCCCACAGGGATTGGCGGATC is a genomic window of Gammaproteobacteria bacterium containing:
- a CDS encoding regulator; amino-acid sequence: MICWRLAHVVAAVMLWLGVGVCWAAPEYRVVESFEVGNNVYVRALSVDAKRNQLWIGTSVGAVQVNLKNGVALQTYTRETGLANEYVFAALADKQGDVWLGTNGGGVSRLTPKGWRTYFPMHGLADYWVYSFAEQTNGQIWIGTWAGLNQFDRQTGKFKTYVKELVNEWVYGLAVDAKQRLWVGTEGGVNMFDGKRWSVWTHAQGLGAPNEEQLPFSNNTGLGTRDRHDLSVHNDGRATYNPNYVFAILVAKDQQVWAGTWGGGVSRFDGTRWHNLTTKQGLAGNIVYSIAQDASGNMWFGTNQGLSRYDGRTWQTFNRRNGLLDNNVYALAVAPDGAVWAGTRQGVAKLTITK